A single Lolium perenne isolate Kyuss_39 chromosome 6, Kyuss_2.0, whole genome shotgun sequence DNA region contains:
- the LOC127344909 gene encoding rop guanine nucleotide exchange factor 11: MVRFLRRHSLDKSNSQSHLRQQHESGSGTHSNDTEMAEPAGNGRAPPRSRLARDGPPSDLDIMKEKFAKLLLGEDMSGTGKGVSSALALSNAVTNLAASVFGEHRKLEPMAPDTKERWKKEVGWLLSVSDHIVEFVPTRQTAENGTTMEIMSTAQRRDLQMNIPALRKLDNMLIGYMDNFVDQTEFWYEKGGDNKRDDDKWWMPTVKVPAEGLSDVTRRWLQYQKECVNQVLKAAMAINAQVLVEMEVPEIYIESLPKKGKTSLGDTIYRNITDEEFDPVEFLESVDLSTEHKVLDLKNRIEASTIIWKRKMQTKDTKSSWGSIISFEKREQFEERAETILHLLKLQFPGTPQSQLDISKIQYNRDVGYALLESYSRVLESLAYSVMSRIEDVLGADAAATNLTASEVARRQMEMNMPRKLDAREELEKLNEAPASMTLYDFMGWHFDQDELMKKKEEGTLDEAGEAMLLKKAPSLAPKKFSYVDSLAGGMRSPSARH; the protein is encoded by the exons ATGGTGCGGTTCCTCCGGCGGCATAGCCTTGACAAGAGCAACTCGCAGAgccacctgcggcagcagcacgaGAGCGGCAGCGGCACACACAGCAACGACACGGAGATGGCCGAGCCCGCGGGCAATGGCCGGGCGCCGCCTCGCTCCCGTCTCGCACGAGACGGGCCACCCTCGG ATTTGGACATCATGAAGGAGAAGTTCGCCAAGCTTCTGCTTGGAGAGGACATGTCCGGCACAGGGAAAGGCGTGTCGTCCGCGCTGGCGCTGTCGAACGCCGTCACCAACCTGGCAGCGTCCGTCTTCGGCGAGCACCGCAAGCTGGAGCCCATGGCGCCGGACACCAAGGAGCGGTGGAAGAAGGAGGTGGGCTGGCTGCTGTCCGTCTCCGACCACATCGTCGAGTTCGTCCCGACGCGGCAGACCGCCGAGAACGGCACGACCATGGAG ATCATGTCGACGGCGCAGCGTCGCGACCTGCAGATGAACATCCCCGCGCTGCGCAAGCTCGACAACATGCTCATC GGTTACATGGACAACTTCGTGGACCAGACCGAGTTCTGGTACGAGAAGGGCGGCGACAACAAGCGCGACGACGACAAGTGGTGGATGCCGACGGTGAAGGTGCCGGCGGAGGGCCTGTCCGATGTGACGCGCAGGTGGCTGCAGTACCAGAAGGAGTGCGTGAACCAGGTGCTCAAGGCGGCCATGGCCATCAACGCGCAGGTGCTGGTGGAGATGGAGGTGCCCGAGATCTACATCGAGTCGCTCCCCAAGAAGGGGAAGACGAGCCTGGGCGACACCATCTACCGGAACATCACCGACGAGGAGTTCGACCCGGTGGAGTTCCTGGAATCGGTGGACCTATCGACGGAGCACAAGGTGCTGGACCTCAAGAACCGCATCGAGGCGTCCACCATCATCTGGAAGCGCAAGATGCAGACCAAGGACACCAAGTCCTCCTGGGGCTCCATCATCAGCTTCGAGAAGCGGGAGCAGTTCGAGGAGCGCGCCGAGACCATACTCCACCTCCTCAAGCTACAGTTCCCCGGAACGCCTCAGTCGCAGCTCGACATCTCCAAGATCCAATACAACAGG GACGTCGGCTACGCGCTCCTGGAGAGCTACTCGCGTGTGCTGGAGAGCCTGGCTTACAGCGTGATGTCGAGGATCGAGGACGTGCTGGGCGCGGACGCGGCGGCGACGAACCTGACGGCAAGCGAGGTGGCACGGCGGCAGATGGAGATGAACATGCCCAGGAAGCTGGACGCCAGGGAGGAGCTGGAGAAGCTCAACGAGGCGCCGGCGTCTATGACGCTCTACGACTTCATGGGGTGGCACTTCGACCAGGACGagctgatgaagaagaaggaggagggcacGCTGGACGAGGCCGGCGAGGCCATGCTGCTCAAGAAGGCGCCAAGCCTCGCCCCAAAGAAATTCTCCTACGTCGACAGCCTCGCCGGCGGCATGAGGAGCCCCTCCGCGCGCCACTGA